Proteins from a genomic interval of Marmota flaviventris isolate mMarFla1 chromosome 8, mMarFla1.hap1, whole genome shotgun sequence:
- the LOC139706653 gene encoding syncytin-2-like has product MCLPSRDGKTHLGPGTLHETGRRRLGKEQRPWDFRGKLTPIFSWLGARVKSVSPPVGPLKPPQGSLTGRGGGTDSVKHLQIIRLLKPQVPDLIYHPLVLPKSQLPDLDANTWDILKTTLFLLNNSDPTLASDCWLCMTAGAVMPLAVPINYTIDDDNTCQSGLPFKVQPLGGFMSCLLGMMQNNTYDVDVGVSSFGNCSLVKNYSSPTPPICPPNGTVCMCGGNLAFPRLPANWTGGYVLALLLPDITIISGDEPLPIPSLDTLVGRHKRAVQALPLLVGLGITAAVGTGTAGLGTAIHSYRRLSQQLIDDVQTLSGTIKDLQDQIDSLAEVVLQNRRGLDLLTANQGGICLALGERCCFYANKSGIVRTKIKELQEDLEKRRKELFENPLWTGMNGFLPYLLPLLGPLLGLLLIATLGPCVANRITQFIKDQINILTSKPIQVHYQRLEMDDSAHEVYLRPIRR; this is encoded by the coding sequence ATGTGTCTTCCCTCCAGGGACGGAAAAACCCATTTGGGTCCCGGAACGCTGCACGAGACGGGTAGACGCAGACTCGGGAAGGAGCAACGACCCTGGGACTTCAGGGGGAAATTGACTCCTATCTTCAGTTGGCTGGGTGCCAGGGTCAAGTCGGTAAGCCCTCCTGTTGGCCCACTGAAGCCCCCACAGGGATCTCTGacggggaggggggggggcacGGATTCTGTTAAACATCTTCAAATCATCAGGCTTTTGAAACCACAGGTCCCTGACCTCATATACCACCCCTTGGTGCTGCCTAAGTCTCAGCTCCCAGATCTGGATGCCAACACGTGGGATATCTTAAAAACCACCCTTTTCTTACTTAACAACTCTGATCCCACACTTGCTAGTGactgctggctctgcatgacggcaggtgcagtcatgccattggcGGTCCCCATTAATTAtaccattgatgatgacaacacatgtcaatctgggctaccctttaaggtgcagcctctaggtggttttatgtcttgccttctgggcatgatgcaaaataatacctatgatgttgatgttggagtctcttcctttgggaactgctcattagtaaagaattactctTCACCTACTCCAcccatttgtccccctaatggtacagtttgtatgtgtggtggaaatttagcttttcccaggctcccagcaaattGGACTGGCGGTTACGTTCTGGcattactgcttcctgatatcacgattatctcaggagatgaacccctacccattcctagcctagacaccctAGTTGGAAGACACAAGAGAGCTGttcaggccttaccactccttgttggccttggaataacggctgctgtgggcacaggcacAGCTGGACTGGGTACAGCGATACATTCTTACCGCCGTCTATCTCAgcagcttatagatgatgtgcagACCCTATCTGGCACCATTAAAGACTTACAAGACCAGATAGACTCCCTAGCAGAAGTGGTTCTCCAAAATAGGCGAGGCCTAGACTTACTGACTGCCAATCAGGGGGGAATCTGTTTAGCCTTAGGAGAAAGGTGCTGCTTCTATGCCAATAAATCGGGCATAGTTCGCACTAAAATCAAGGAGCTTCAAGAAGacctagagaaaaggagaaaagaattattcGAGAACCCTCTTTGGACTGGGATGAATGGGTTCCtgccctaccttcttcccctcctggggCCCTTACTGGGTCTTCTTTTGATTGCAACCTTGGGACCTTGTGTTGCAAATAGGATAACTCAATTCATTAAGgaccagattaacattttaacctccaagccaatacaggttcactaccaacgcctggagatggacgactccgcccacgaggtgtacttacgacccatccggagatga